One Candidatus Brocadiaceae bacterium genomic region harbors:
- the smc gene encoding chromosome segregation protein SMC → MRLKKLELYGFKSFADRTVFDFEDGLSALVGPNGSGKSNVVDAIKWVLGERSAQKLRGAEMVNLIFNGSESRKPLGFAEVKLTIDNSDGALPVDYEEVCIGRRVDRTGQCDYYLNGRVCRLKDVRALLMDTGVGTTAYAVIEQGQIDRILRANPKERRQVFEEAAGINRFLQQRREAERKLERVGQNLARVTDIIEEVQRQLRSVKYQAARARTFKRHAERLQRLRLAEALHSVRSLEADRTEFGSRIRSASAERDALAQQAGEAEGRLEAARTSLQGLQDELADARQHRARVDARLDGLTRECELALKRDEELQNRNRELDQRHQDLRRRAEALDAEREAARESLAEVTEDLERNAAAFRAGQSRIEDARAERREAAHAIESAKAQVFELFQRESNLRNQIEVLSAEKRALQSRLLRIESRREELGGQIAQAEEERSRTHDRAEALHARRAELEARVAALRARIAGLDTRIAELAAQQTETRAELSGRAGRRDVLQDLEDRAEGVHAGVRRLLDARLPGTVGILADLVQVPLEWAGAVEAALGDRSQAVLFEAASQAREALRLLSQNGAGQAELIVLEHLAEPARADLGAPSGVEARLVDVVRCDERAAGAVRALLLNTFVVRDADAASALLQAGLPSGVQLVTRAGERFGSGGLWSGGTPETPSLITRRSELAALDAEIAQLNAVLERLAAERDECQARRQEWTQERDDAAAELEAIGRETGEVNARLQAVETRVRELREELRIGRSEETGLRQDVADLDAQTAELQARSAAAAEERAQAQTRVEAAQDDAHRLDERERALTAELNELGSEVARNREQQRSVQSLIARLEADEMRLHNEVEAVAGEQEADVRRLREAREALQAAHAEQEQLRAQQEELLTRIEARAAAVQAAQEQIGLLAEQAREHGRRRQQVEEALHSLHISESETNIKLETLQRRTEEEAGVRLHALAGDPESWREAPPFTNKLIREHQADLPEQPSAATVAAWYRETERADEEPEQDEAPEIVALEEALALRAAVLEMADDAATDWPQVRAEAARLKATVDRIGNVNVAAIREQEELEIRAQFLSDQKDDLEKARRHEREIIRQLNAKSRERFREVFEQVRQNFQALFRKLFGGGTADLILEQQEEDVLEAGIEMLAKPPGKETNSITLLSGGERALTTVALLFAMFQAKPSPFCLLDELDAPLDDSNVERFLMMLEDFRQNTQFVIITHNKLSMSVAQVLYGLTMTDGVSKQISVKFTEVDHHLDVGERQRAKAG, encoded by the coding sequence GTGAGGCTGAAGAAGCTCGAGCTGTACGGCTTCAAATCCTTCGCCGACCGGACGGTCTTCGACTTCGAAGACGGCCTGTCCGCGCTCGTCGGCCCCAACGGTTCGGGCAAGAGCAACGTCGTCGACGCCATCAAGTGGGTGCTGGGCGAGCGCAGCGCCCAGAAGCTGCGCGGCGCCGAGATGGTCAACCTGATCTTCAACGGCAGCGAGTCGCGCAAGCCGCTCGGGTTCGCCGAGGTCAAGCTCACCATCGACAACTCCGACGGCGCCCTGCCGGTCGACTACGAGGAGGTCTGCATCGGCCGGCGGGTCGACCGCACCGGCCAGTGCGACTACTACCTGAACGGCCGCGTCTGCCGCCTCAAGGACGTGCGCGCCCTGCTGATGGACACGGGCGTCGGCACGACGGCTTACGCCGTCATCGAGCAGGGCCAGATCGACCGCATCCTCCGGGCCAACCCGAAGGAGCGCCGCCAGGTCTTCGAGGAAGCGGCCGGCATCAACCGCTTCCTGCAGCAGCGCCGCGAGGCCGAGCGCAAGCTGGAGCGGGTCGGGCAGAACCTGGCCCGCGTCACCGACATCATCGAAGAGGTCCAGCGGCAGCTCCGGAGCGTCAAGTACCAGGCCGCCCGCGCGCGCACGTTCAAGCGCCATGCCGAACGCCTCCAGAGGCTGCGCCTGGCCGAAGCGCTGCACTCGGTCCGCAGTCTGGAAGCCGACCGGACAGAGTTCGGCAGCCGCATTCGGAGCGCTTCGGCCGAGCGCGACGCGCTCGCGCAGCAGGCCGGCGAGGCCGAGGGCCGCCTCGAGGCCGCCCGCACGAGCCTTCAAGGCCTCCAGGATGAACTGGCAGACGCCCGCCAGCACCGCGCACGCGTGGACGCCCGCCTGGACGGGCTCACGCGCGAGTGCGAACTGGCGCTCAAACGGGACGAGGAACTCCAGAACCGCAATCGCGAGCTGGACCAGCGCCACCAGGACCTCCGCCGTCGCGCCGAGGCGCTGGACGCCGAACGCGAGGCCGCCCGCGAGTCCCTCGCCGAGGTCACCGAGGACCTGGAGCGCAACGCCGCCGCCTTCCGCGCCGGCCAGAGCCGCATCGAGGACGCCCGCGCGGAACGCCGGGAAGCCGCGCACGCGATCGAATCGGCCAAGGCCCAGGTCTTCGAGCTGTTCCAGCGCGAATCGAACCTGCGGAACCAGATCGAGGTCCTCAGCGCCGAGAAACGCGCCCTCCAGAGCCGCCTGCTGCGCATCGAGAGCCGCCGCGAGGAACTCGGCGGCCAGATCGCCCAGGCCGAGGAGGAGCGCAGCCGCACCCACGACCGTGCCGAGGCCCTCCACGCACGCCGGGCCGAACTGGAAGCCCGCGTCGCCGCCCTGCGCGCGCGCATCGCCGGCCTCGACACCCGAATCGCCGAACTCGCCGCGCAACAGACCGAAACCCGCGCCGAACTGAGCGGCCGCGCCGGCCGCCGCGACGTGCTGCAGGACCTGGAAGACCGTGCCGAGGGCGTGCACGCGGGCGTCAGGCGGCTGCTGGACGCGCGCCTGCCCGGCACCGTGGGCATCCTGGCCGACCTCGTGCAGGTGCCGCTCGAATGGGCGGGGGCCGTCGAGGCCGCGCTGGGCGACCGCTCGCAGGCCGTGCTCTTCGAGGCCGCGTCCCAGGCCCGCGAGGCCCTGCGCCTGCTCTCACAGAACGGCGCCGGCCAGGCCGAACTGATCGTCCTGGAGCACCTCGCGGAGCCGGCCCGGGCCGACCTCGGCGCCCCGTCCGGCGTGGAGGCGCGGCTCGTGGACGTCGTCCGATGTGACGAACGGGCTGCCGGAGCCGTCCGCGCCCTTCTGCTCAACACGTTCGTCGTCCGCGACGCCGACGCCGCCTCCGCCCTCCTGCAGGCCGGCCTGCCGTCCGGCGTGCAGCTGGTCACCCGCGCAGGCGAGCGGTTCGGCTCCGGCGGACTCTGGTCCGGCGGCACCCCCGAGACGCCCAGCCTGATCACCCGCCGCAGCGAGCTGGCCGCCCTCGATGCCGAGATCGCCCAACTCAACGCCGTGCTCGAACGCCTGGCCGCCGAACGCGATGAATGCCAGGCCCGCCGGCAGGAATGGACGCAGGAACGCGACGACGCGGCCGCCGAACTCGAAGCCATCGGCCGCGAGACCGGCGAGGTGAACGCCCGCCTGCAGGCCGTCGAGACGCGCGTCCGCGAACTGCGCGAGGAACTCCGGATCGGCCGCTCGGAGGAGACGGGACTGCGCCAGGACGTGGCGGACCTCGATGCGCAGACCGCCGAACTGCAGGCCCGCTCCGCCGCCGCCGCCGAAGAACGCGCCCAGGCGCAGACCCGCGTGGAGGCCGCCCAGGACGATGCCCACCGCCTCGACGAGCGCGAGCGGGCCCTGACGGCCGAACTCAACGAACTCGGAAGCGAAGTCGCCCGCAACCGTGAGCAGCAGCGCAGCGTGCAGTCGCTGATCGCGCGCCTCGAAGCGGACGAGATGCGCCTCCACAACGAGGTCGAGGCCGTCGCCGGCGAACAGGAGGCCGACGTGCGCCGCCTGCGCGAGGCCCGCGAGGCCCTGCAGGCCGCCCATGCCGAGCAGGAGCAACTGCGCGCGCAGCAGGAGGAACTCCTGACCCGGATCGAGGCGCGCGCCGCAGCCGTGCAGGCCGCCCAGGAGCAGATCGGCCTCCTGGCCGAGCAGGCCCGGGAGCATGGCCGCCGCCGCCAGCAGGTCGAGGAGGCCCTGCACAGCCTGCACATATCCGAGAGCGAGACGAACATCAAGCTGGAGACCCTCCAGCGGCGCACCGAGGAGGAAGCCGGCGTGCGCCTGCACGCCCTGGCCGGCGACCCGGAAAGCTGGCGGGAGGCGCCGCCGTTCACGAACAAGCTCATCCGCGAACACCAGGCCGACCTGCCGGAGCAGCCCTCGGCAGCCACCGTGGCCGCGTGGTACCGCGAGACCGAGAGAGCGGACGAGGAGCCCGAACAGGACGAGGCGCCGGAGATCGTCGCCCTGGAGGAAGCGCTGGCCCTGCGCGCCGCCGTGCTGGAGATGGCCGACGACGCGGCGACGGACTGGCCGCAGGTGCGCGCCGAGGCCGCACGGCTCAAGGCCACGGTCGACCGCATCGGCAACGTGAACGTGGCCGCCATCCGCGAGCAGGAGGAGCTGGAAATCCGCGCGCAGTTCCTCAGCGACCAGAAGGACGACCTGGAGAAGGCGCGGCGCCACGAGCGCGAGATCATCCGCCAGCTCAACGCCAAGAGCCGCGAGAGGTTCCGGGAGGTCTTCGAGCAGGTGCGGCAGAACTTCCAGGCCCTCTTCCGCAAGCTGTTCGGCGGCGGCACGGCCGACCTGATCCTCGAACAGCAAGAGGAAGACGTCCTGGAAGCCGGCATCGAGATGCTCGCCAAACCGCCGGGCAAGGAGACGAACTCCATCACGCTGCTCAGCGGCGGCGAGCGCGCGCTCACGACCGTCGCCCTGCTGTTCGCCATGTTCCAGGCCAAGCCCAGCCCGTTCTGCCTGCTGGACGAACTGGACGCCCCGCTGGACGACAGCAACGTCGAGCGCTTCCTGATGATGCTCGAGGACTTCCGGCAGAACACCCAGTTCGTCATCATCACGCACAACAAGCTCTCGATGAGCGTCGCGCAGGTCCTCTACGGCCTGACGATGACGGACGGCGTCAGCAAGCAGATCTCGGTCAAGTTCACCGAGGTCGACCACCACCTTGACGTCGGCGAGCGGCAGCGCGCGAAGGCCGGGTAG
- a CDS encoding STAS domain-containing protein yields the protein MIADVRQMNGITVVDIEGRFDAVSASKTKARLHELIAAGHTRLLLNLQGMDFIDSEGLGVLVSCLRRTALENGTLRLADVPPFCRSIFELTGLTRVFDVTRALDQTLRAMAQEATDRR from the coding sequence GTGATTGCCGACGTCCGCCAGATGAATGGCATAACGGTCGTGGACATCGAGGGACGGTTTGACGCGGTGTCGGCCTCCAAGACGAAGGCCCGGCTGCACGAACTGATCGCCGCCGGCCACACCCGGCTGCTGCTCAACCTTCAGGGGATGGACTTCATCGACAGCGAGGGGCTTGGGGTCCTGGTCAGCTGCCTGCGCCGGACGGCCCTGGAGAACGGTACTCTGCGGCTGGCCGACGTTCCGCCCTTCTGCCGTTCGATATTCGAGCTGACGGGCCTGACGAGGGTCTTCGACGTAACCCGCGCGCTGGACCAGACGCTTCGGGCGATGGCCCAGGAGGCGACCGACCGCCGATAG
- a CDS encoding nucleoside hydrolase, translated as MDAAVPVLLDTDIGSDVDDAVCLAYLLAEPRCDLLGITTVTGRPQERAMLADALCRAAGRHGVPVYSGCDVPLLCEQRQPEVPQARVLPRWPHRDDFEPYAAVPFLRRTIRERPGEVTLLAVGPLTNVGLLFATDAEVPRLLKRLVLMGGRYFGSCGEEWNTGGDPIASALVFGAPVCELTAYGLDVTLQCSMPAPECRERFRGGALDLVREMSEVWFLTRERITFHDPLAAACVFEPDLCTYRTGRVAVDLQGAGRGATRFEESAGGPHRVAADVDVGRFFRRYFETIGAPAG; from the coding sequence ATGGATGCCGCCGTTCCCGTGCTGCTGGATACCGACATCGGGTCGGACGTCGATGACGCCGTCTGCCTGGCCTATCTGCTGGCCGAGCCGCGCTGCGACCTGCTGGGCATCACGACCGTCACGGGCCGGCCGCAGGAGCGGGCCATGCTTGCCGACGCGCTCTGCCGGGCGGCCGGCCGCCACGGGGTGCCGGTCTACAGCGGCTGCGACGTTCCGTTGCTCTGCGAGCAGCGGCAGCCGGAGGTCCCCCAGGCCCGGGTGCTCCCGCGATGGCCGCACCGGGACGACTTCGAGCCCTATGCGGCCGTGCCCTTCCTGCGCCGGACCATCCGCGAACGCCCCGGGGAGGTGACGCTGCTGGCCGTCGGCCCGCTGACGAACGTGGGGCTGCTGTTCGCCACAGACGCCGAGGTGCCGCGGCTGCTCAAGCGGTTGGTGCTGATGGGCGGCCGCTACTTCGGCTCGTGTGGGGAGGAGTGGAACACGGGGGGCGACCCGATCGCGAGTGCGCTCGTGTTCGGGGCGCCTGTGTGCGAACTGACGGCCTATGGGCTGGACGTGACGCTGCAGTGTTCGATGCCGGCGCCGGAGTGCCGCGAACGGTTTCGGGGCGGTGCGCTGGACCTGGTCCGGGAGATGTCCGAGGTCTGGTTCCTGACCCGGGAGCGCATTACGTTCCACGATCCGCTGGCGGCTGCCTGCGTCTTCGAGCCCGATCTCTGCACCTACCGTACGGGCCGCGTCGCGGTGGATCTGCAGGGGGCGGGGCGGGGCGCGACGCGCTTCGAGGAGTCCGCCGGCGGGCCGCACCGCGTGGCCGCCGACGTGGACGTCGGTCGCTTCTTCCGCCGCTACTTCGAGACGATCGGCGCGCCCGCCGGGTGA
- a CDS encoding GNAT family N-acetyltransferase codes for MADVVPYEESHLPQLQRLVNGHLGAVMPGWALPSGFIADRLMRDPEEYVTDPWVVERKTLCGVEKGRVCAAAHLLRYRGPQENPAYRNAADVAWFFAWPESVGAADAVLTAVRRQVVDWGADRTGLCHGLPGGPCYGVADSWPHIAACLKNAGWVLKADCVDTLYAGPLTGIEPPCDPPVPEVSLQRGIEITDASFLAMVNGKEIAHCEVVADMTLGGELPAYAGWSELSSLLLDEEWRNRGIGTWLVRHAVAWLRLAGRERIVLAVAREGEEAGAGRFYRRFGWQPVTRLDKGWSFATPGA; via the coding sequence ATGGCGGATGTCGTGCCGTACGAAGAGTCGCACCTGCCGCAGCTTCAGAGGCTCGTCAACGGGCACCTCGGCGCCGTCATGCCGGGCTGGGCACTGCCGTCGGGCTTCATCGCTGACCGGCTCATGCGTGATCCGGAGGAATACGTCACGGATCCCTGGGTGGTCGAGCGGAAGACGCTCTGCGGCGTCGAGAAGGGCCGCGTCTGCGCCGCCGCCCACCTGCTGCGCTACCGTGGACCGCAGGAGAACCCCGCCTACCGGAACGCCGCCGACGTGGCGTGGTTCTTCGCATGGCCCGAGTCCGTCGGAGCCGCAGACGCCGTGCTGACCGCCGTACGCCGGCAGGTCGTCGACTGGGGCGCGGACAGAACCGGTCTCTGCCATGGCCTGCCGGGCGGCCCGTGCTACGGCGTCGCCGACTCGTGGCCCCATATCGCTGCCTGTCTCAAGAACGCGGGCTGGGTGCTCAAGGCCGACTGCGTGGACACCCTGTACGCCGGCCCCCTCACGGGCATCGAGCCGCCCTGCGACCCGCCCGTGCCGGAGGTCTCCCTGCAACGGGGCATCGAGATCACGGACGCGAGCTTCCTGGCGATGGTCAATGGCAAGGAGATCGCCCACTGTGAGGTGGTTGCCGACATGACGCTCGGCGGCGAGCTTCCCGCGTACGCCGGATGGTCGGAGTTGTCCAGCCTGCTGCTCGACGAGGAGTGGCGGAACCGCGGCATCGGCACGTGGCTCGTCCGGCACGCGGTGGCGTGGCTGCGCCTGGCCGGGCGAGAGAGGATCGTCCTGGCAGTCGCCCGGGAGGGCGAGGAAGCTGGCGCGGGCCGCTTCTACCGCCGCTTCGGCTGGCAGCCCGTGACCCGCCTGGACAAAGGCTGGAGCTTCGCGACGCCCGGCGCCTGA
- a CDS encoding Gfo/Idh/MocA family oxidoreductase: MLRVGIIGWGGMGTRHFSRYGRLKNAEVTAIADTQAERLCPGGGPVRTNLGANETGIDPERHRLYTDPQELIDDPGVDLVDICLPTFLHAEYMQKALRAGKHVLCEKPMAMSYAECRSVLEVAEQAPGKLMVAQCVRFFPAYEYLYETVRSGRLGRLLHLDMWRASTPPTWSWQNWLQKSDRSGGMILDLHVHDADFVHHLLGRPRAVCSTGAVGPTGGYDIVDTQYIYEQKMAVRAAANAAMPPPFGFEAGYRVAFERGSLRYEASDEHGVTETTGEGVRHPELSPIDGYEKEIAYFVHCILNDEGPAMAEPESSAFSVRLVEAEKESIETGRSVEL; encoded by the coding sequence ATGCTCAGGGTGGGCATCATCGGATGGGGGGGCATGGGCACGAGGCACTTCAGCCGGTACGGGCGGCTCAAGAACGCCGAGGTGACGGCGATCGCCGACACGCAGGCGGAGCGCCTGTGCCCCGGGGGCGGACCGGTCCGGACAAACCTCGGGGCCAACGAGACCGGGATCGACCCCGAACGGCACCGGCTGTACACGGACCCGCAGGAGCTGATCGACGACCCCGGCGTGGACCTGGTGGACATCTGCCTGCCGACGTTCCTGCATGCCGAGTACATGCAGAAGGCCCTGCGGGCCGGCAAGCACGTGCTCTGTGAGAAGCCGATGGCCATGAGCTACGCCGAGTGCCGGTCCGTTCTGGAGGTGGCCGAGCAGGCGCCTGGCAAGCTCATGGTCGCCCAGTGCGTGCGCTTCTTCCCCGCCTACGAATACCTGTATGAGACGGTGCGTTCGGGCCGGCTGGGGCGGCTGCTGCACCTGGACATGTGGCGGGCCAGCACGCCGCCCACGTGGTCGTGGCAGAACTGGCTGCAGAAGAGCGACCGTAGCGGGGGGATGATCCTGGACCTGCACGTGCACGATGCGGACTTCGTCCATCACCTGCTGGGGCGGCCCCGCGCGGTCTGTTCGACCGGCGCCGTCGGCCCGACCGGCGGCTACGACATCGTCGACACGCAGTACATCTACGAGCAGAAGATGGCCGTGCGGGCGGCCGCCAACGCGGCGATGCCCCCGCCGTTCGGCTTCGAGGCCGGTTACCGGGTCGCGTTCGAGCGGGGCAGCCTGCGCTATGAGGCCTCCGACGAGCACGGAGTGACCGAGACGACGGGCGAGGGCGTGCGGCACCCGGAGCTTTCGCCGATCGACGGCTACGAGAAGGAGATCGCCTACTTCGTCCACTGCATCCTGAACGACGAGGGGCCGGCGATGGCCGAACCGGAGTCGAGCGCGTTCTCGGTCCGCCTGGTCGAGGCCGAGAAGGAGTCCATCGAAACGGGCCGGTCGGTGGAATTGTAG
- a CDS encoding anaerobic ribonucleoside-triphosphate reductase activating protein, translating to MSQASADIKGFIPTSLIEWEGKLASVLFLPGCNLRCHYCHAGQLICNPDRLEGVPRETVFDHLRRQRGWIDGVVITGGEPTLHGEALRELIAEIRAVPMDVMIETNGTRPEWIGRLLEDGALAALSMDLKAPLTLTDYSRVTGVEVDVNDVRHSLHLVKRSGLPHEFRITVVPGLVGPDEVERMAPDLDGADTLALQNVKPALCLDPALRRIAPYSAEELDEMAEIVRPHVRRVVVRGRDAAALAASEAAPPGR from the coding sequence GTGAGTCAGGCGTCCGCAGACATCAAGGGGTTCATACCGACCAGCCTGATCGAGTGGGAGGGCAAGCTGGCCTCGGTCCTCTTCCTGCCCGGGTGCAACCTGCGCTGCCACTACTGCCATGCCGGACAACTGATCTGCAACCCCGACCGCCTGGAGGGCGTCCCACGGGAGACGGTCTTCGACCACCTGCGCCGGCAGCGCGGCTGGATCGACGGCGTCGTCATCACCGGCGGCGAGCCCACCCTGCACGGAGAGGCCCTGCGGGAACTGATCGCCGAGATCCGCGCGGTCCCCATGGACGTGATGATCGAGACGAACGGCACGCGCCCCGAATGGATCGGCCGCCTGCTCGAAGACGGCGCCCTGGCGGCCCTCTCCATGGACCTGAAGGCCCCCCTGACCCTCACCGACTACTCGCGCGTGACCGGCGTCGAGGTCGACGTGAACGACGTGCGCCACTCCCTGCACCTGGTCAAGCGAAGCGGCCTGCCCCATGAGTTCCGCATCACCGTCGTCCCCGGCCTGGTCGGCCCGGACGAAGTCGAACGCATGGCGCCGGACCTGGACGGCGCCGACACGCTGGCCCTGCAGAACGTCAAGCCGGCACTCTGCCTGGACCCCGCCCTGCGGCGGATCGCCCCCTACTCGGCGGAGGAACTGGACGAGATGGCCGAGATCGTCCGGCCGCACGTGCGCCGGGTGGTCGTGCGCGGCCGCGACGCCGCCGCACTGGCCGCCAGCGAGGCCGCCCCGCCCGGCCGGTGA
- the lpxK gene encoding tetraacyldisaccharide 4'-kinase produces MVGGTALFRLHRAVIDPARRGPLLCAARCALSVPAAGYGVVAAARNGLYRVGALHARPAGVPVLSVGNITAGGTGKTPFVAWLARLLVIRRHRPAILSRGYGGSRRTGMDDENEMLGRLVADVPVVVDPDRVAGARRAVREHGADVLILDDGFQHRRIARDLDIVLIDALWPFGRGRMLPRGLLREPLRGLKRAGFLIVTRCDLVAPERLQAIRDRLGRLAPGVPIACCRTIVTGLRPVGPTDPAVGAPKPVPPNAMREGRWAAFCGIGNPEGFACTLRKAGCAPAFLDVFADHAPYTAGTLEGVLGKARAEGCTGVLTTEKDAAKVERVLAAPPTPPIYALTADLDLIDGTSALMAALQEVVPAHP; encoded by the coding sequence TTGGTCGGAGGGACCGCACTGTTCCGCCTTCACCGGGCCGTGATCGATCCCGCCCGGCGCGGTCCCCTTCTGTGCGCGGCCCGCTGCGCCCTGTCCGTCCCGGCGGCCGGGTACGGCGTGGTGGCCGCCGCGCGCAACGGTCTCTACCGGGTGGGCGCACTGCATGCGCGGCCGGCCGGCGTGCCCGTCCTGAGCGTCGGCAACATCACGGCGGGCGGCACGGGCAAGACGCCCTTCGTGGCCTGGCTGGCCCGCCTGCTGGTCATCCGCAGGCACCGCCCGGCCATCCTCTCGCGCGGATACGGCGGCAGCCGCCGCACGGGCATGGACGACGAGAACGAGATGCTCGGACGCCTCGTCGCCGACGTGCCCGTTGTGGTCGATCCGGACCGCGTCGCGGGGGCCCGCCGGGCCGTGCGGGAACACGGCGCCGACGTGCTGATCCTGGACGACGGCTTCCAGCACCGCCGCATCGCCCGCGACCTGGACATCGTGCTGATCGACGCCCTCTGGCCGTTCGGCCGAGGCCGCATGCTGCCCCGAGGGCTCCTGCGCGAGCCGCTGAGGGGATTGAAGCGCGCGGGCTTCCTGATCGTCACGCGCTGCGACCTGGTCGCGCCGGAGCGGCTCCAGGCCATCAGGGACCGGCTCGGCCGGCTGGCGCCCGGCGTGCCCATCGCCTGCTGCCGCACGATCGTCACCGGCCTGCGCCCGGTCGGGCCCACCGACCCGGCGGTGGGCGCGCCGAAGCCGGTGCCGCCGAACGCCATGCGCGAGGGGCGCTGGGCGGCCTTCTGCGGCATCGGCAACCCCGAGGGCTTCGCGTGCACGCTCAGGAAGGCCGGCTGCGCGCCCGCCTTCCTCGACGTGTTCGCCGACCACGCGCCCTACACCGCCGGCACGCTGGAGGGCGTCTTGGGGAAGGCGCGGGCCGAAGGCTGCACCGGCGTCCTGACCACCGAGAAGGACGCCGCCAAGGTCGAACGCGTCCTGGCCGCCCCCCCCACGCCGCCCATCTACGCCCTCACGGCCGACCTGGACCTGATCGACGGCACATCCGCCCTCATGGCCGCCCTGCAGGAGGTCGTTCCCGCGCATCCGTGA